A window of Strigops habroptila isolate Jane chromosome 5, bStrHab1.2.pri, whole genome shotgun sequence contains these coding sequences:
- the ASDURF gene encoding ASNSD1 upstream open reading frame protein — MAGRAPRDEEEDDGVRLRHKEELSRKIKEQKVVVDELSNLKKNRKVYKQQPNSNIFFLVDRTETLSQCKNTLDELKKAHQEMENSEKTNIKK; from the exons ATGgcgggccgggccccgcgggacgaggaggaggatgatggtGTGAGGCTGCGCCACAAGGAGGAGCTGAGCCGGAAG ATTAAAGAGCAGAAGGTTGTAGTTGATGAGCTGTCTAATTTGAAGAAGAACCGG aaagttTATAAGCAGCAACCCAATAGCAACATATTCTTCCTCGTAGACCGAACAGAAACGCTGTCTCAATGCAAAA ATACATTAGATGAATTAAAGAAGGCACATCAGGAGAtggaaaattcagaaaagactAACATCAAGAAATAG